A window of Micromonospora sp. WMMC415 genomic DNA:
AGAGATCACCTCGAAGGAGGTGGTTCAGCCCGCCGCCACCTCGGAGAATCCCTAATCCCGGTCATCACCAAAAGATCAACTCAAGGAGCAATTCGTGAAACTTCGGACCGCTGCGCTGGTCGCGCTCTCGGTTCTGTTCCTCGGCGCGTGCGCGGAGCCCGACAAGGTGGAGCAGGGATCCGCCGACGGAGCAAGCGGCGCGCCGGCGGCCGGCGACGCCAAGCCCGGGGGGTCCCTGCTGGCGACCGGCTTCGGTCAGCGCGACATCTACGTGGCCCTGGTCGCCATGGTGGAGAACACCTCTGACAAGGTCGGGCAGACGGTGACCGTCCAGTTCAACATCAAGGATGCGGCCGGGGAGCTGCTCAAGAGCGAGTCTCAGGTGGAGACCTTCTCGCGCCCCGGACAGACGATGCCGCTCACCACGCAGGCGGAGCTGCCCGCGGGCAAGAAGGCCGCGAAGGTCGAGGCGACGCTGCTGGTGGAGGATGAGGGCACCTTCTCCGCCGAGCCGTTCCCGGAGATCAAGACCGGTCCGGTGACGGTGACTAAGTCCGAGTATGGGACCGACGAGTTCGACGCCAAGTTCGAGGTGACCAACCCGAAGGCCGAACCGCTCAAGGACCCGAGGGTGGCCGTGGTCTGCTATGACGCCTCGAAGACGAAGATCATCGGCGGGGGGTCCACCTATCCGGACCTGATCCCGCCGTCCGGCAAGGCCTCTGTCGAGGTGTCCACCATCACGACAGGCAAGCCGGCATCCTGCGTCGCGTACGTGAGCCCAGGCATCTAGTCGCCAAGCGATAACGGACCCGCCAACCCGCGCTGCGAACGGGGAGGCGGGTCCGTTGGCGTCGGAAGGGCCGCGGTTGTTCAGGCGCTGTCGTTCGTTCGGCATGGTCGACCACGCAGAGGCCGGCAACCGCAGAACCGACCAAAGCAGGTCGCCGTGAGCTACGGAGTTGAGGCGGACAGCCGCTGCCAACCGTCAGGGCAGGGGACCTGGCAAGACCCGACTGTTGATTTCGCGGGCGACGTCAGCAGGGCCCCGCGCAAGCGGGGCCCTGCTCTCCTGGGCGTTTTTACCGGTTCCCGGACTCGGGCACGCGTTCAGGGTCGACGCCGGCCCGGCGGAACAGCTCCCGCAGGCGCTGCTTGACGTCGACCGTGGCGTCCAAGGACCTCAGTACGGCCGTGGACGCGCGGTCCATGAGCTGGTCGAGTTCGTGCTCCTTGTCATGGTCCATGGGTTGCCTCCTTCCGGGTCGACTCGGGGTCCAGCATGCGGAGGACCTTCTGACGGGCGTGCCGCAAATTCGACCGCACGGTGTCGCGCTGCTGTCCGGTGATCTCGGAAATCTCGGTGTGCCCGTAGCCGTCGCAGTGCAGCACGAAAACCACGCGCTGGGCCTCCGGCAGCGCCCGCAGCATGCTCATGACCTCCGGCCGGTCCTCGTTGGCATCGAAAGACTCCACCGCGGTGTCCTGCGCCACGTGCCTCGCCGCAGTGACCTCCCGCTCGGCTACCTGCCAGCCGCGGTGCAGGATGCGGAGGGCGACCGTGCGGGTGAAGGACTTCGGGGACTTGATGGTCGGCCAGTTCATGAGCGCGACGTGCATCGCCTCCTGGGTGACGTCCTCGGCCTCGTGCCGGGACGCCCCCCAGCGGATCAGCAGTCCGACCAGGGGCTTGTAGTCGCCCTCGTAGTACGTGGCGAACTCTGCCAACTGCCCCTGGGCGAGCTGGATCTCGGTCTGTGACGGCATGTCTCATTCCTCCGTTCTCTCTGGACAAACCAGAGCCTTTGCTCTGCTTTGCGCATATAAATCACCCTTCCTGCGTGCATATGCGTCCCGGACTTTCCGGTTCGCTGCGCGCCAGGTAGCGCGCACATCGGTCGTCGTGCGTGACGACGGCCAATGTCCAACTACCTGGCCTTCGTTAGTTGAGTACCGGGCGGGGGCTCAGCGTGCAACGGCTCGGCAAGAAACTTGAAGGCCCCGGGGGATCACCGGGCTCGGCGCGCCAAGCACGCGAGGACCATGACGACCGCCAACACGGCGGCGACGGCAGTGACGGCCAGCGAGTTCGACACCGCGTACGCGGACGGCACCCCGATCAGCGCCCCGTTCATCACCACCAGGAGCTTGCCGGTATCGTCGCGGCCCTCGGGCCGTGGCTCGGTCGGCTCGTCCCCCGTATCGCCAATGACGAGTTCCGTGGAGCCGTTCACCGTCTCGGGCACCTGATTCTCCAACCTGCCACCCCCTCGGGAGGCTCATGAGTGAGGTGCGTGGAGAGGGGCGCGTCGTGCAACCGTCAGGCGTCCGATCACGCATCGTGACTCGACAGTCGCGCTGTTCGTTGGGGCGGGTGGTCTCAACTGTGGTCTCATTCGCTGCCGTACACGGTCGTCCATGACGGTCCGACGGGCAGCCGAACTGCTGGACATGTGCGCTGTCGAACCGGTCCGAACGTGTGGTCGCAGACCTCGAAAGCGTGTGAGCGCAGCGCGGCGAGGCAGCGAGACGACCACCAGCGCCGCCGATAGACGACACAAGACAGCAGAGGCGGCCTCGCTATGCCGCGCAGGAGGGCATTGATCGACAACGATCGGTGTCCCGTATCGGCGTTCGGGATGAAGAGATCAAGCTCCGCCCGCTAATGAACCGTGCGGAGCTGGACCCAGAGACCCGGCTGAGGGCTCTCTCAGTACGACTTGTCCTGGCCGAGGACGTGTTGGGCGACGAAGTTGAGGATCATCTCCCGGCTGACCGGGGCGATCCGCCCCGCCCGTACCGCCCCGAGCAGCGTCGCCACCCCGTACTCCGTGGTCATGCCGGCCCCGCCGAGCGCCTGCACGGCCGTGTCCACGGCCAGAGCCGCCGCCTCCCCGGCCGCGTACTTCGCCATGTTGCCGGCGACGCCGGCCTCCAGGTCGCGGCCGGCGTCGTACAGCACCGCCGCCTTCTGGATCATCAGGCGGGCCAGCTCCACCTGCACGGCCGCGTGCGCCAACGGGTGCGACACGCCCTGGTGCGAGCCGATCGTCCGCCCATTCCACACCGCCCGCGTCGCCGTGTACTCCGACGCGCGCTCGATCGCGTACCGGCCGGTGCCGGCGCCCATCGCGGCGACCGTGATCCGTTCCGGGTTGAGCCCGGAGAACAGCGCCGGCAGGCCGGCCTCCACCGACTCGCCGACCAGGGCGTCGCCGGGCAGGCGGACGTCGTCCAGGTAGAGCAGGAACTGGTTCTCCGGGGACAGGATCTCCATGTCCAGCTTGGACCAGGTCAGCCCGGCCGCGTCGGTCGGCACGATGAACAGCGCCGGCTTCAGCTTCTGCGGAGCCGCGTCCGCTGAGCCGGCGCTGCCGTCTCCGACGGCGACGCGGGCGACGACCAGCACGTGTCCGGCGTCGTCGACCCCGGAGATGTAGCACTTGCGGCCGGAGAGCACCCAGTCGTCGCCGTCGCGGCGGGCGACCGTGCCGAGGCGGTGGAAGTTCGAGCCGGCCTCCGGTTCGGTGATCGCGAAGACGATCTTCTGGGAGCCGTCCGCCAAGCCGGGCAGGTGGCGCTTGCGCTGCTCGTCGGTGCCGTGCCGGTTGATGACCGTGGCGGCGATGGCGGGGGAGACCACGAGGAGCAGCAGCGGGCAGCCGGCCGCGGCCAGCTCCTCGCAGACGATGGCCAGCTCGGTGATGCCGCCGCCCCCGCCGCCGTACTCGGTCGGGATGTTCACGCCCAGGTAGCCCAGCCGGCCGGCCTCGTTCCACAGCTCGGTGGTGTGCTCGCCGGCCTTGGCCTTCTCGACGAAGTACCGGTGGCCGTACCGCTTGCCCAGCGCCCGCACGGCGTCGCGGAGCTGATCCTGCTCGGGGGTGAGGTCGAAGTTCATGACTGAGCCTCCTCAAGGGGGTTGACCACGGCCAGCACGGCTCCGGTGTCGACCTGGCCGCCGGCGGGGACCGGCAGTTCGGCGACCACGCCGTCGGTGGGGGCGAGCACGGGGTGTTCCAGCTTCATCGCTTCCAGGGTCAGCAGCAGGTCACCGGCGGCGACCCGCTGGCCGACCTCGACGTGCACGCGGGTCACCGCACCGGGCAGCGGCGCGAGCAGCGACCCGGCGGCCAGCTCCGCGGTGGGCAGGGGGAAGCGCGGCAGCTCGGCCAGGCTCGCCGCCCCGTCCGGGCCGTCCACGAAGACCTCCGACCCCTGACGGTGTACGCGGTACGCCCGCCGCACCCCGTCCACGTCGAGCACGACGCGCTCCGGGGCGGCCTCGACCAGGGACACGGTGGCGTTGGCGTCGCTCGACGGGTTCGTGGACCAGTCGGCGAGCGCTCCCCTGCGGTCCAGCCGGTAGCGGACTTCGATTTCCCTCCCGTCCGGGCCGGTGAAGCGGGTGACCTGCGGGAAGGCGGGGACGTTGCGCCAGCCGGACGGCAGCCCGGCCAGCACCGACGCCGAGGCCCGGCGACCGGCCGCCGAGGCGAGGGCCGCCGCCAGCGCGACCAGGGGGACCTCGTCGGCGGGCAGCAGGGGCTCGAAGACCTCGGGGTGCCGGTCCAGGAAGCCGGTGTCGACGTCGACGGCGGCGAACTCCGGGCTGCGCAGGACCCGGACCAGCAGGTCCCGGTTGGTGGCCACGCCGTGCAACTCGGCCCGGGCGAGGGCGCCGGCCAGGACGCGGGCCGCCTCGGCGCGGGTGGGCGCCCAGGCGATCACCTTGGCGAGCATCGAGTCGTAGTGGACGCTCACCGCCGAGCCGTCGACCACGCCGGAGTCCAGCCGCAAGCCCGGCCCGGCCAGCGGCCCGAACTCAGCGGCCACGCCGGGCAGGGCGAACCGGTGCAGGGTTCCGGTTGCCGGCCGGTAGCCCTGGGCGGGGTCCTCGGCGCAAAGGCGTACCTCGATCGCATGGCCGGCCGGCGGCGGGGTCGCGGACAGTGGCAGCGGCTCGCCCTCGGCGACGAGCAGTTGCAGCCGGACCAGGTCCAGGCCGGTGGTGAGTTCGGTGACCGGGTGCTCGACCTGGAGGCGGGTGTTCATCTCCAGGAAGAAGATGTCCCCGTCGGGCGCGAGCAGGAACTCGACCGTGCCGGCGCCGACGTAGTCGACCGCCCGGCCGGCGGCCACCGCCGCCTGGTGCAGCCGCTCCCGCACCTGCGGCGGGAGCACGCCCGGTGCCTCCTCGACGATCTTCTGGTGGCGGCGCTGGATCGAGCACTCGCGGACGCCGAGGGCGGCCACCGTCCCGTACACGTCGCCGAAGATCTGCACCTCGACGTGGCGGCCGCGTTCGACGTACCGCTCGATGAAGACCGTGCCGTCGCCGAACGCCGCGGCCGCCTCGCGGCGCGCGCTGGCGACGGCCTCGGCGAGCCCGGCGGCGTCGCGGACCACGCGCATGCCGCGCCCGCCGCCCCCGGCGGACGCCTTCACCAGCACCGGGAAGGCGGTGACCTGGTCGGCGTCGGTCCAGGTGGGCAGCATGGGTACGCCGGCCTCGGCGAGCAGCGCCTTCGCGGCCATCTTGTCGCCCATCGCGGCGATCGCCTTGGCGGGCGGCCCGACCCAGGTGAGGCCGGCGTCGGTGACGGCCGTGGCGAACTCGGCGTTCTCGGCGAGGAAGCCGTAGCCCGGGTGGACGGCGTCCGCGCCCGCCTTGCGGGCCGCGTCGAGGATGAGGTCGATCCGGAGGTACGTCTCGGCGGGCGTGTTCCCGGGCAGGCGGACGGCCTGGTCGGCCTCGGCGACGAAGGGCGCGTCGGCGTCGGCGTCGGAGTGCACGGCGACCGTCTGCACGCCGAGCGCGCGGCAGGTGGCGAAGATCCGGCGGGCGATCTCGCCCCGGTTGGCTACGAGCAACTTCTGGATCATGAAGGCTGAGCCTGCCTTTCGTTCGCGACTGCGGGACTCCGCTCCGCTGCGTTCCTCGCGCTCACGGGGTCACATCCGGAAGACGCCGAAGCCGTCGGCGCCCTTCACCGGTCCGTTGTGGATCGCCGACAGGCAGAGCCCGAGGACGGTACGGGTGTCCCGGGGGTCGATCACGCCGTCGTCGTAGAGCCGGCCGGAGAGGAAGAGCGCCCCGGACTGGGACTCGATCTGCTGCTCGACCATCATCCGCATCGCGGCGTCGGACTCCTCGTCGTACTCCCGGCCCTTCGCGGCGGCGGCCTGCCGCGCCACGATGGACAGCACGCCCGCGAGCTGCGCCGGGCCCATCACCGCCGACTTGGCGTTCGGCCAGGTGAACAGGAACCGGGGCTCGTACGCCCGGCCGCACATGCCGTAGTTGCCGGCGCCGTAGGAGGCGCCGAGGTTGACCGTCAGGTGCGGCACCGTCGAGTTCGACACCGCGTTGATCATCAGGGCGCCGTGCTTGATGATGCCGCGCTGCTCGTACTCGGTGCCGACCATGTAGCCGGTGGTGTTCTGCAGGAAGATCAGCGGCGTGTCGGCGGCGTTGGCGAGCTGGATGAACTGGGCCGCCTTCTGCGCCTCCGCGCTGAACAGGACGCCCCGGGCGTTGGCGAGAACGCCGACCGGGTACCCGTGCAGCTCGCCCCAGCCGGTGACCAGCGCGGTGCCGTAGCTCGGCTTGAACTCGTCGAACTCGCTGCCGTCCAACACCCTGGCAAGGACTTCGCGGGGGTCGAACGGCACCTTGAGGTCGGCGCTGGCGATGCCGAGCAGGTCCTCCGGGTCGTACTTCGGCGGTTGCGGGCGGCTCGTGCGGGACGGTGGGCCGTGCTTGCGCCAGTTGAGCCGGCGTACGCACTG
This region includes:
- a CDS encoding RNA polymerase sigma factor produces the protein MPSQTEIQLAQGQLAEFATYYEGDYKPLVGLLIRWGASRHEAEDVTQEAMHVALMNWPTIKSPKSFTRTVALRILHRGWQVAEREVTAARHVAQDTAVESFDANEDRPEVMSMLRALPEAQRVVFVLHCDGYGHTEISEITGQQRDTVRSNLRHARQKVLRMLDPESTRKEATHGP
- a CDS encoding acyl-CoA dehydrogenase family protein, yielding MNFDLTPEQDQLRDAVRALGKRYGHRYFVEKAKAGEHTTELWNEAGRLGYLGVNIPTEYGGGGGGITELAIVCEELAAAGCPLLLLVVSPAIAATVINRHGTDEQRKRHLPGLADGSQKIVFAITEPEAGSNFHRLGTVARRDGDDWVLSGRKCYISGVDDAGHVLVVARVAVGDGSAGSADAAPQKLKPALFIVPTDAAGLTWSKLDMEILSPENQFLLYLDDVRLPGDALVGESVEAGLPALFSGLNPERITVAAMGAGTGRYAIERASEYTATRAVWNGRTIGSHQGVSHPLAHAAVQVELARLMIQKAAVLYDAGRDLEAGVAGNMAKYAAGEAAALAVDTAVQALGGAGMTTEYGVATLLGAVRAGRIAPVSREMILNFVAQHVLGQDKSY
- a CDS encoding biotin carboxylase N-terminal domain-containing protein; translated protein: MIQKLLVANRGEIARRIFATCRALGVQTVAVHSDADADAPFVAEADQAVRLPGNTPAETYLRIDLILDAARKAGADAVHPGYGFLAENAEFATAVTDAGLTWVGPPAKAIAAMGDKMAAKALLAEAGVPMLPTWTDADQVTAFPVLVKASAGGGGRGMRVVRDAAGLAEAVASARREAAAAFGDGTVFIERYVERGRHVEVQIFGDVYGTVAALGVRECSIQRRHQKIVEEAPGVLPPQVRERLHQAAVAAGRAVDYVGAGTVEFLLAPDGDIFFLEMNTRLQVEHPVTELTTGLDLVRLQLLVAEGEPLPLSATPPPAGHAIEVRLCAEDPAQGYRPATGTLHRFALPGVAAEFGPLAGPGLRLDSGVVDGSAVSVHYDSMLAKVIAWAPTRAEAARVLAGALARAELHGVATNRDLLVRVLRSPEFAAVDVDTGFLDRHPEVFEPLLPADEVPLVALAAALASAAGRRASASVLAGLPSGWRNVPAFPQVTRFTGPDGREIEVRYRLDRRGALADWSTNPSSDANATVSLVEAAPERVVLDVDGVRRAYRVHRQGSEVFVDGPDGAASLAELPRFPLPTAELAAGSLLAPLPGAVTRVHVEVGQRVAAGDLLLTLEAMKLEHPVLAPTDGVVAELPVPAGGQVDTGAVLAVVNPLEEAQS
- a CDS encoding acyl-CoA carboxylase subunit beta encodes the protein MTTLDTAIDPASPAVLANREALLERLAELDTALDRARAGGGEKYVARHHKRGKLLPRERIELLLDQDSPFLELSPVAAYGTDFPVGASVVTGIGVVEGVECLIIANDPTVRGGAVNPWSLAKTRRAGEIALANRLPMVNLVESAGADLPTQAEIFIPGGRVFRDLTRLSAAKIPTVSVVFGNATAGGAYVPGMSDHVIMIRDRSQVYLAGPPLVKMATGEDADDESLGGAAMHASTSGLADYLAEDERDGIRLARQCVRRLNWRKHGPPSRTSRPQPPKYDPEDLLGIASADLKVPFDPREVLARVLDGSEFDEFKPSYGTALVTGWGELHGYPVGVLANARGVLFSAEAQKAAQFIQLANAADTPLIFLQNTTGYMVGTEYEQRGIIKHGALMINAVSNSTVPHLTVNLGASYGAGNYGMCGRAYEPRFLFTWPNAKSAVMGPAQLAGVLSIVARQAAAAKGREYDEESDAAMRMMVEQQIESQSGALFLSGRLYDDGVIDPRDTRTVLGLCLSAIHNGPVKGADGFGVFRM